The following coding sequences lie in one Mustelus asterias chromosome 8, sMusAst1.hap1.1, whole genome shotgun sequence genomic window:
- the tmed5 gene encoding transmembrane emp24 domain-containing protein 5 isoform X2: protein MGLSSCLLLSPLFLCLFSDWAQVSLCFPQSFDSDFTFTLPAGHKECFYQTMKKDATLEIEYQVIDGAGLDVDFYIASPNGNILYFDQRKSDGVHSVETENGDYMFCFDNSFSSISEKIVFFELILDNMEPESDANSWKDFLQGGELLDMKLEDILLEKMSTPLRMQLRLPSILRAIISQVEVSSGELGHPALLRVKSSDSMELN, encoded by the exons ATGGGCCTGTCCTCCTGCCTCCTCCTGTCCCCGCTCTTCCTCTGCCTCTTCTCCGACTGGGCGCAAGTTTCTCTCTGTTTTCCCCAGTCCTTTGACAGCGATTTCACTTTCACTCTGCCGGCTGGCCACAAGGAATGTTTCTACCAAACCATGAAGAAAGATGCCACCCTGGAAATTGAGTATCAG GTGATTGACGGGGCAGGGCTGGATGTGGATTTCTATATTGCATCACCAAATGGAAACATTCTGTATTTCGATCAGAGGAAGTCCGATGGGGTTCACAG CGTTGAAACTGAGAATGGAGACTACATGTTTTGCTTTGACAACTCGTTTAGTTCGATCTCAGAGAAGATAGTTTTCTTTGAGCTTATTCTGGACAACATGGAACCCGAGAGCGATGCAAACAGCTGGAAGGATTTTCTACAGGGAGGGGAATTGCTTGATATGAAACTGGAAGATATTCTG TTGGAAAAAATGAGTACGCCACTACGAATGCAACTGAGACTGCCTTCAATATTGAGGGCAATAATCAGCCAAGTGGAAGTATCATCTGGAGAATTAGGTCATCCTGCTTTATTGAGAGTGAAGAGCTCTGATTCAATGGAATTAAATTAA
- the tmed5 gene encoding transmembrane emp24 domain-containing protein 5 isoform X1, which produces MGLSSCLLLSPLFLCLFSDWAQVSLCFPQSFDSDFTFTLPAGHKECFYQTMKKDATLEIEYQVIDGAGLDVDFYIASPNGNILYFDQRKSDGVHSVETENGDYMFCFDNSFSSISEKIVFFELILDNMEPESDANSWKDFLQGGELLDMKLEDILQSINNVKGRLSKSNQIQGLLRAFEARDRNLQEGNYDRVNFWSVVNLAVMLTVSCLQVYMLKNLFNDKRRSRT; this is translated from the exons ATGGGCCTGTCCTCCTGCCTCCTCCTGTCCCCGCTCTTCCTCTGCCTCTTCTCCGACTGGGCGCAAGTTTCTCTCTGTTTTCCCCAGTCCTTTGACAGCGATTTCACTTTCACTCTGCCGGCTGGCCACAAGGAATGTTTCTACCAAACCATGAAGAAAGATGCCACCCTGGAAATTGAGTATCAG GTGATTGACGGGGCAGGGCTGGATGTGGATTTCTATATTGCATCACCAAATGGAAACATTCTGTATTTCGATCAGAGGAAGTCCGATGGGGTTCACAG CGTTGAAACTGAGAATGGAGACTACATGTTTTGCTTTGACAACTCGTTTAGTTCGATCTCAGAGAAGATAGTTTTCTTTGAGCTTATTCTGGACAACATGGAACCCGAGAGCGATGCAAACAGCTGGAAGGATTTTCTACAGGGAGGGGAATTGCTTGATATGAAACTGGAAGATATTCTG cAATCGATAAACAACGTGAAAGGCAGACTTAGTAAAAGCAACCAGATTCAGGGGCTGCTTCGAGCTTTCGAGGCACGGGATCGGAACCTGCAAGAAGGAAACTATGATCGGGTAAATTTCTGGTCGGTAGTGAACCTGGCTGTGATGCTCACAGTGTCCTGTCTTCAGGTGTACATGTTGAAAAATTTATTCAACGACAAGAGAAGAAGCCGAACGTAG
- the tmed5 gene encoding transmembrane emp24 domain-containing protein 5 isoform X3: MPPWKLSIRSATVKLPLEVIDGAGLDVDFYIASPNGNILYFDQRKSDGVHSVETENGDYMFCFDNSFSSISEKIVFFELILDNMEPESDANSWKDFLQGGELLDMKLEDILQSINNVKGRLSKSNQIQGLLRAFEARDRNLQEGNYDRVNFWSVVNLAVMLTVSCLQVYMLKNLFNDKRRSRT, from the exons ATGCCACCCTGGAAATTGAGTATCAGGTCGGCCACGGTCAAGCTTCCTCTTGAG GTGATTGACGGGGCAGGGCTGGATGTGGATTTCTATATTGCATCACCAAATGGAAACATTCTGTATTTCGATCAGAGGAAGTCCGATGGGGTTCACAG CGTTGAAACTGAGAATGGAGACTACATGTTTTGCTTTGACAACTCGTTTAGTTCGATCTCAGAGAAGATAGTTTTCTTTGAGCTTATTCTGGACAACATGGAACCCGAGAGCGATGCAAACAGCTGGAAGGATTTTCTACAGGGAGGGGAATTGCTTGATATGAAACTGGAAGATATTCTG cAATCGATAAACAACGTGAAAGGCAGACTTAGTAAAAGCAACCAGATTCAGGGGCTGCTTCGAGCTTTCGAGGCACGGGATCGGAACCTGCAAGAAGGAAACTATGATCGGGTAAATTTCTGGTCGGTAGTGAACCTGGCTGTGATGCTCACAGTGTCCTGTCTTCAGGTGTACATGTTGAAAAATTTATTCAACGACAAGAGAAGAAGCCGAACGTAG